A genomic region of Pseudomonas sp. RSB 5.4 contains the following coding sequences:
- a CDS encoding amino acid ABC transporter ATP-binding protein yields MIEVRDLVKVFDTRGQVVRAVDNVSTTVAKGEVLVVIGPSGSGKSTFLRCLNGLEEFDSGSVSIDGLQLADPKTDVNAYRREVGMVFQHFNLFPHMTVLENLCLAQKVVRKRGQKESEAKALALLEKVGIAQKAREYPSRLSGGQQQRVAIARALAMDPKVMLFDEPTSALDPEMVGEVLDVMKNLAVEGMTMVCVTHEMGFAREVADRVLFFDHGKLLEDASPAEFFDAPKDPRAQAFLRQVL; encoded by the coding sequence GTGATTGAAGTCCGCGATCTGGTAAAAGTCTTCGATACCCGTGGCCAGGTAGTACGGGCTGTGGATAACGTCAGCACCACGGTGGCCAAGGGCGAAGTTCTGGTGGTGATCGGCCCGTCCGGTTCCGGCAAGTCGACCTTCCTGCGCTGTCTCAACGGCCTGGAAGAATTCGACTCGGGCTCGGTGAGCATCGATGGCCTGCAACTGGCCGACCCGAAAACCGACGTCAACGCTTACCGCCGCGAAGTCGGCATGGTCTTTCAGCACTTCAACCTGTTCCCGCACATGACCGTGCTGGAAAACCTCTGCCTGGCGCAGAAAGTCGTGCGCAAGCGCGGGCAAAAGGAAAGCGAGGCCAAGGCCCTCGCGTTGCTGGAAAAGGTCGGTATTGCGCAGAAGGCGCGGGAATACCCGTCACGCCTGTCCGGCGGTCAGCAACAGCGCGTGGCGATTGCCCGGGCGCTGGCGATGGACCCGAAAGTGATGTTGTTCGACGAACCGACTTCGGCCCTCGACCCGGAAATGGTCGGTGAAGTGCTGGACGTGATGAAGAACCTGGCCGTTGAAGGCATGACCATGGTTTGCGTGACCCACGAAATGGGTTTCGCCCGGGAAGTGGCGGATCGGGTGCTGTTCTTCGATCACGGCAAACTGCTGGAAGATGCTTCCCCAGCCGAGTTCTTCGATGCACCGAAGGATCCGCGGGCGCAGGCGTTTCTGCGCCAGGTCCTGTAA
- a CDS encoding transporter substrate-binding domain-containing protein — translation MKKYLSMLLVGVTALVAVNAAHAGAIDDAVKRGTLKVGMDPTYMPFEMTNKRGEIIGFEVDILKAMSKAMGVKLELVSTGYDGIIPALMTDKFDMIGSGMTLTQERNLRLNFSEPFIVVGQTLLIRKELEGTIKSYKDLNTADYRITSKLGTTGEMVAKKLIAKAKYHGYDNEQEAVLDVVNGKADAFIYDAPYNVVAVNKVGAGKLVFLDKPFTYEPLAFGLKKGDYDSINFINNFLHQIHEDGTYDRIHDKWFKSTEWLKDME, via the coding sequence ATGAAGAAGTATCTGTCGATGCTGCTGGTCGGCGTCACGGCACTGGTTGCAGTCAATGCGGCGCACGCCGGCGCAATCGATGACGCGGTCAAGCGCGGCACGTTGAAAGTCGGTATGGATCCGACTTACATGCCGTTCGAAATGACCAACAAGCGCGGCGAGATCATCGGCTTCGAAGTCGACATCCTCAAAGCCATGTCCAAGGCCATGGGCGTCAAGCTCGAGCTGGTGTCCACCGGTTACGACGGGATCATCCCGGCCCTGATGACCGACAAGTTCGACATGATCGGCAGCGGCATGACCCTGACCCAGGAACGCAACCTGCGCCTGAATTTCAGCGAACCGTTCATCGTTGTCGGCCAGACCCTGCTGATCCGCAAGGAGCTGGAAGGCACCATCAAGTCCTATAAAGACCTGAACACCGCCGACTACCGCATCACCTCCAAGCTCGGTACCACCGGTGAGATGGTTGCCAAGAAGCTGATCGCCAAGGCCAAGTACCACGGCTACGACAACGAGCAGGAAGCCGTGCTCGACGTGGTCAACGGCAAGGCCGACGCGTTCATCTATGACGCGCCGTACAACGTGGTCGCGGTGAACAAGGTCGGCGCCGGCAAACTGGTGTTCCTCGACAAGCCGTTCACCTACGAGCCGCTGGCCTTCGGCCTGAAGAAGGGTGATTACGACAGCATCAACTTCATCAACAACTTCCTGCACCAGATCCACGAAGACGGCACCTACGATCGCATCCATGACAAGTGGTTCAAGAGCACCGAGTGGCTCAAGGACATGGAATAA
- the mdoH gene encoding glucans biosynthesis glucosyltransferase MdoH: MSNSQVQPETLSEYLAHLPMTDEQRAELAGCQSFSELHQRLSSSTFDAPAEAAQASVGKRLTLSTAEELEEAEMLVLDASGRVSLKATPPIRRTKVVPEPWRTNILVRGWRRLTGRTNPPKPPKDERVLPAARWRTVGSIRRYILLLLMLGQTIVAGWYMKGIMPYQGWSFVDLDEVLHQPLLQTATQVLPYALQTSILILFGILFCWVSAGFWTALMGFLELLTGHDKYRISGKSAGNEPIPKDARTALVMPICNEDVPRVFAGLRATFESVAATGDLDRFDFFVLSDSNDTDICVAEQQAWLDVCREAKGFGKIFYRRRRRRVKRKSGNLDDFCRRWGGDYKYMVVLDADSVMSGECLTSLVRLMEATPDAGIIQTAPRASGMDTLYARMQQFATRVYGPLFTAGLHFWQLGESHYWGHNAIIRMKPFIDHCALAPLPGKGAFSGAILSHDFVEAALMRRAGWGVWIAYDLPGSYEELPPNLLDELKRDRRWCHGNLMNFRLFLVKGMHPVHRAVFLTGVMSYLSAPLWFFFLVLSTALLAVNTLMEPQYFLEPRQLYPLWPQWHPDKAIALFSTTIVLLFLPKLLSIILIWAKGAKEFGGKFKVTLSMLLEMLFSMLLAPVRMIFHTRFVLAAFLGWAATWNSPQRDDDSTPWSEAVKRHGPQTLLGFCWALLVIWLNPSFLWWLVPIVGSLMLSIPVSVISSRVGLGLKSRDESLFLIPEEYNPPQALLATDQYTHENRWHALNDGFVRAVVDPQQNALACSLATARHGQAEPIELLRQERVRHALKAGPAALSNHDRLQLLSDPVALARLHELVWAEGHNEWLDAWRASVKADPHAPLLPLRPLSMQAQPA; this comes from the coding sequence ATGAGTAACTCTCAAGTACAGCCGGAGACTCTGTCCGAGTATCTGGCGCATCTGCCGATGACCGACGAGCAGCGCGCGGAACTCGCGGGCTGCCAGTCCTTCAGCGAACTGCACCAGCGCCTGTCGTCGTCGACGTTCGACGCCCCTGCCGAAGCCGCCCAGGCTTCGGTGGGCAAGCGTCTGACCCTGAGCACCGCCGAAGAACTCGAAGAGGCGGAAATGCTGGTGCTGGACGCCAGTGGCCGGGTCAGCCTGAAAGCCACGCCGCCGATTCGCCGCACGAAGGTCGTGCCGGAGCCGTGGCGCACCAATATTCTGGTGCGTGGCTGGCGCCGCCTGACCGGGCGCACCAATCCGCCGAAGCCGCCGAAAGACGAGCGTGTTCTGCCGGCTGCGCGCTGGCGCACCGTCGGTTCGATCCGTCGCTACATTCTGTTGCTGCTGATGCTCGGTCAGACCATCGTTGCCGGCTGGTACATGAAAGGCATCATGCCGTACCAGGGCTGGTCGTTCGTCGATCTGGACGAAGTCCTGCACCAGCCGCTGCTGCAAACCGCGACGCAAGTGCTGCCGTACGCACTGCAAACCAGCATCCTGATTCTGTTCGGAATTCTGTTCTGCTGGGTCTCGGCCGGTTTCTGGACCGCGCTGATGGGCTTCCTCGAGTTGCTCACCGGTCACGATAAATACCGTATCTCCGGCAAAAGCGCGGGCAACGAGCCGATTCCGAAAGACGCCCGTACTGCGCTGGTGATGCCGATCTGCAATGAAGACGTGCCGCGGGTATTCGCCGGTCTGCGCGCCACGTTCGAATCGGTCGCGGCCACCGGTGATCTGGATCGTTTCGACTTCTTCGTCCTCAGCGACAGTAACGACACCGATATCTGCGTTGCCGAGCAACAGGCCTGGCTGGATGTCTGCCGCGAAGCCAAAGGCTTCGGCAAGATCTTCTATCGCCGCCGTCGCCGTCGTGTGAAACGCAAGAGCGGCAACCTCGACGACTTCTGCCGTCGCTGGGGCGGTGACTACAAGTACATGGTCGTGCTCGACGCCGACTCGGTGATGAGCGGCGAGTGCCTGACCAGTCTGGTGCGCCTGATGGAAGCCACGCCGGACGCCGGGATCATCCAGACCGCGCCGCGTGCGTCGGGCATGGACACGCTGTATGCGCGTATGCAGCAGTTCGCCACCCGTGTTTACGGTCCGCTGTTCACCGCCGGTCTGCACTTCTGGCAGTTGGGTGAATCCCACTACTGGGGTCACAACGCGATCATCCGCATGAAGCCGTTCATCGACCACTGCGCCCTGGCGCCGTTGCCGGGTAAAGGTGCGTTCTCCGGGGCGATCCTGTCTCACGACTTCGTCGAAGCCGCGCTGATGCGTCGTGCCGGTTGGGGCGTGTGGATTGCCTACGACCTGCCGGGCAGTTACGAAGAGTTGCCGCCAAACCTGCTCGATGAACTCAAGCGTGACCGTCGCTGGTGCCACGGTAACCTGATGAACTTCCGCCTGTTCCTGGTCAAGGGCATGCACCCGGTGCACCGTGCGGTGTTCCTGACCGGCGTGATGTCGTACCTGTCGGCGCCGTTGTGGTTCTTCTTCCTGGTGTTGTCGACTGCGCTGCTGGCGGTGAACACGCTGATGGAGCCGCAGTATTTCCTCGAACCGCGTCAGCTCTATCCGCTGTGGCCACAATGGCACCCGGACAAGGCGATCGCGCTGTTCTCCACCACCATCGTGCTGCTGTTCCTGCCGAAACTGCTGAGCATCATCCTGATCTGGGCCAAAGGCGCGAAAGAGTTCGGCGGCAAGTTCAAGGTGACCCTGTCGATGCTGCTGGAGATGCTGTTCTCCATGCTGCTGGCGCCAGTGCGGATGATTTTCCACACCCGTTTCGTGCTCGCCGCGTTCCTCGGCTGGGCCGCGACCTGGAACTCGCCGCAACGTGACGACGACTCCACGCCGTGGAGCGAGGCGGTCAAGCGCCACGGCCCGCAGACCCTGCTGGGTTTCTGCTGGGCACTGCTGGTGATCTGGCTGAACCCGAGCTTCCTGTGGTGGCTGGTGCCGATCGTCGGTTCGCTGATGCTGTCGATCCCGGTGTCGGTGATTTCCAGCCGTGTCGGTCTGGGCCTCAAGTCCCGTGACGAGAGCCTGTTCCTGATCCCCGAGGAATACAATCCGCCGCAGGCACTGCTGGCGACCGACCAGTACACCCACGAGAACCGTTGGCATGCACTGAACGACGGCTTCGTCCGCGCCGTGGTCGATCCGCAGCAGAACGCCCTGGCGTGCTCGCTGGCGACGGCCCGTCACGGTCAGGCCGAGCCGATCGAGTTGCTGCGTCAGGAGCGTGTGCGTCATGCCCTGAAGGCGGGTCCGGCGGCACTGAGCAACCATGATCGCCTGCAATTGCTGAGCGATCCGGTGGCGCTGGCGCGTCTGCACGAGCTGGTCTGGGCCGAAGGCCACAACGAGTGGCTGGATGCCTGGCGGGCCTCGGTGAAAGCCGATCCGCATGCACCGCTGTTGCCGTTGCGACCGCTGAGCATGCAGGCTCAGCCGGCCTGA
- a CDS encoding amino acid ABC transporter permease encodes MKQKKAQWPWHVLTVLVLVGLAGALYYATSLMSYEWRWNRVPQYFAYQAEESQRATDISTVTELVRKGGSAQVTLRNDAGDEQHLTVDENSLQFAQGDDVAEGDVVGVTRHWAAGPLLWGLWTTLWLSVVSGVLGLLIGLVTGLCRLSNNPTLRDLSSIYVELVRGTPLLVQIFIFYFFIGTVMNLSREFAGIAALSLFTGAYVAEIIRSGVQSIARGQNEAARSLGLSAGQSMRHVVLPQAFKRVLPPLAGQFISLVKDTSLVSVIAITELLKSGREVITTSFSPFEILFCVAGLYLLINLPLSKIASRLERRLAQSD; translated from the coding sequence ATGAAACAGAAAAAAGCCCAATGGCCCTGGCACGTCCTGACCGTGCTGGTGCTGGTCGGCCTGGCGGGCGCGTTGTATTACGCCACGTCGCTGATGTCCTACGAATGGCGCTGGAATCGCGTGCCGCAGTACTTCGCCTATCAGGCCGAAGAATCCCAGCGTGCCACCGATATTTCCACCGTCACCGAACTGGTGCGCAAGGGCGGCAGCGCGCAGGTCACCCTGCGCAACGACGCCGGTGACGAGCAGCATCTGACCGTCGACGAGAACAGCCTGCAATTCGCTCAGGGCGACGATGTGGCGGAAGGTGACGTCGTGGGCGTGACCCGACATTGGGCGGCAGGGCCGCTGCTGTGGGGCCTTTGGACAACGTTGTGGTTGTCGGTGGTGTCTGGAGTACTCGGTCTGCTGATCGGTCTGGTCACCGGGCTGTGCCGCCTGTCGAATAACCCGACCCTGCGCGACCTGTCGAGCATCTACGTCGAGCTGGTGCGCGGCACGCCACTGCTGGTGCAGATCTTCATTTTCTACTTCTTCATCGGCACGGTGATGAACCTGTCCCGCGAGTTCGCCGGGATCGCCGCGCTGTCGCTGTTCACTGGCGCGTATGTGGCCGAGATCATCCGTTCCGGCGTGCAGTCGATTGCCCGTGGCCAGAACGAAGCGGCGCGTTCGCTGGGTCTGAGCGCCGGCCAGTCGATGCGCCACGTGGTACTGCCGCAAGCGTTCAAACGCGTGCTCCCACCGCTGGCCGGACAGTTCATCAGTCTGGTGAAAGACACCTCGCTGGTGTCGGTGATCGCGATTACCGAGCTGCTGAAAAGCGGTCGCGAAGTCATCACCACCTCGTTTTCGCCGTTCGAGATCCTGTTCTGCGTCGCCGGCCTGTACCTGTTGATCAACCTGCCGCTGTCGAAAATCGCCAGCCGGCTTGAGCGGAGGCTCGCGCAAAGTGATTGA